ATGCTGGCTTTCGTGATGCTGGTCGGGCTGGCCGTGGTCACCTCGGCCTTCATCAACAACACGCCCGTGGTGGTGATCCTCACGCCGGTCGCGGTCCGGCTCTGCCTCCATCTCGGGATGGCACCCAGCAAGCTGCTGATCCCGCTGTCGTTCGCCGCGATCTTCGGCGGCACCTGCACGCTCATCGGAACCTCGACCAACCTGCTGGTGGACGGCGTCGCCCAGCGCATGGGCATGGAAGCCTTCGGCATCTTCGAGATCACCGGCTTCGGCGTGATCATGGCCCTGATCGGCATCGCCTATCTGGTGCTGGTCGGGTACCGGCTGCTGCCGGACCGCGAGACCACGGGCGAGTTGCTGTCCAACCAGCCCCAGCGTCAGTACCTGACCGAGGTGGTGGTGCCTCCGGGCAGCCCGGTGATGGGCATGACCCTGAAGGAGGCCAAGCTCGTCAACCTTTCCAACGCCCGGGTCATCGACGTTGTGAGGCAGGATGAATCGCTGCGCCGGGAACTGGACACCGTGGTGCTGCGCGCGGGCGACCGCATCCTGATGAAGAGCGGGATGGAAGGCGTGATGGGCCTGCGCGAGCATGCCGGGTTCGCCTTCGATCCGCAGGTGGACCTGCAGGAGATGTCGACGCGGAGCACCCGTGTGGTGGAAGGCATCATCGGCCCGCGCTCCGGTTTCGTCGACCACCGTCTGGCGGAATTCAATCTGCGGCGGCGGTACGGCCTCTACATGATTGCGGTACACCGGCAAGGCATCAATCTGCGCGAAAAGTTCGAGGAGGTCCGCCTCGAAGTCGGCGACATGGTGATCCTGGAGGGGCCGGAAGAAGGCATCCGGCGGCTGGTCGAGTCGGGCGACCTGATCAACCTGACGGAGCCGGTCCACAACCCGATGCGCCGCGCCAAGGCGCCGATCGCGATCGGCGCGGTCTTGGCCGTGGTCATACTCGCGGCCCTGGACATCATGCCGATCGCGGGTCTGGCGCTGATCGCGGCGGTGGGCGTCGTGCTCACGGGCTGCCTTGACCGGGACGAGGCCTACCGCTCGATCGAGTGGCGTATCCTGTTCCTGATCCTGGGCATGCTGACCCTCGGCGCCGCCATGGAGAAGACGGGGGCGGTCCAGCTTGTGGCGGGAACCGTGGTCGATGCGGTCGGCCGCAGCGAACCGCTGATCATGCTGTCGCTCGTCTACTTCCTGGCGTCCGCCCTGACGGAAATCGTCAGCAACAATGCCGTCGCCGTGCTGCTGACACCGATAGCCATAGGGATCGCGCAGCAGCTCGGCGTCGATCCGAGGCCCTTCGTGGTCGCCGTGATGTTCGGCGCCTCCGCGAGCTTCGCGACGCCGATCGGCTATCAGACGAACACGTTCGTCTATGGCGCGGGGGGATACAAGTACATGGACTTCGTCAAGGTAGGGCTGCCGCTCAACCTGCTTTTCTGGGCCGTCGCGACCTTCCTGATACCGCTTTTCTGGCCGTTCTGAGGCCGGCCGGAACGCGGATGAGGGTCAGCGGGCGAAGCGCGGCATCTTCGATCCGCACAACAGGTCGTCGAGCCGGTAGGCCATGTCCATCGCCATCTGGAAGGTGGGCTTGTCGAAGATCGGTTGCGGTCCGGCTTCATAGCAGAGAAGGCGCGCGTTCCGGATGGCGGAGTTGATGCTGGCGGGCTGGAGGTGGTGGTTCATGGCGCGTATCCCGATCTGTGGCGGCGGTCCGGCATCGCATCGGACCGCCTCTTCTACCCACAGGGTACGTGCGCTCACCGTGAAGGAATAGCAAAAAGCTTTTGATGATATATCAAGGGATCCCTTGAGGAACCGGCTTCGCCGCCTCAGTGCATCCCTTCCAGTTCCTGCGCGGTCTGCTGGCCGGGCAGTTTGCCCAGGATGATCATGCCGAGCACCTCGTCCTTGGTGACGTCGGAGGTGTGGCAGGTCCCGACCAGCTTGCCGTTCTTCATGACGCTGACCCGGTCCGACAGGTCGAACACGTCGTGAAGGTCGTGGCTGATCAGGAAGATGCCGATGCCTTCCTTCTTCAGCTGCTTGATCAGTTCCGCCACCTGCCGGGTCTCCTGCGGGCCCAGCGCCGCGGTCGGCTCGTCCATGATCAGGATCTTGGCGTTGAAGTGCAGGGCGCGGGCGATCGCCACCGACTGCCGCTGTCCGCCCGACAGGTTCTTGACCGGCTCCTTGATCTTGCGGAAGTTGGGATTGAGCCTGCCCATGACGTCGCGGGTCGCCCGCTCCATCGCGTCGTCGTCCAGCGTTCCCCAGGGGGTCATCAGCTCGCGGCCGAGGAACAGGTTGCCGGGTGCGTCGATATTGTCGGCCAGCGCCAGCGTCTGGTAGATCGTCTCGATGCCGATCGCCTTGGCGTCGCGCGGGCTGCGGATCTCCACCGGCTGGCCGTTGATCAGGATCTGTCCGGAGTTCGCCTGGTAGGCGCCGGAAAGGATCTTGATCAGCGTCGACTTGCCGGCGCCGTTGTGGCCCAGCAGCCCGACGACCTCGCCGGGATAGAGGTCCACGGTAACGCCGTCGACCGCCTTGATGCCGCCGAACTGGATGGAGATGTCGCGCATTTCCACCAGCGGAACGGTTCCTGTCATCTCTCGGGCCCTCCTAGCGGCGGCGTTTCTGGTAGACGGTATCGAGCCAGACGGCGACGATCAGCACCAGGCCGATGACGACCGGCTGCATCGGCGTCGAGATGTCCAGCAGGATCATCCCGCTCTGCAGGCTCTGCATGATCAGCGCGCCCAGGATCGCGCCCGCGATCGTGCCGACGCCGCCGGCCAGCGAGGTTCCGCCGATCACCGCCGCGGCGATGACGGACAGTTCCAGCAGCGAGCCGGTGGAGTTGAGGCCGGCATTGAGCCGCGCGGTCTGGATCGCGCCGGCGATCGCCGCGAGCACGCCCATCAGCACGAAGATCATCACCGTGACCTTGCGCACGTTGATGCCGCCCAGCTCGGCGGCCTCGGGATTGCCGCCGATGGCGAAGACGTAGCGGCCGAACTTGGTGACCTTGGTCAGCGCCGACATGGCGACCGCCACGACGATCAGGATCAGCACGGGGATGGGAATGCCCTGCGGCACCTGGGTGCGCGGCCGGTAATAGGAGTTCATCACCATCACGAAGGCCACGATCAGGGCCACGGAGACCGCCAGGATCAGCGCCTCGGCCCACAGCGGCCGGACGGGAAAATTGAACCGGTTGCGCCGCTGGCGCGTGCGGACCGTCTTGAACAGCACGGCGGCGATGAACATCGCGCCGACGACCCAGCTCCAGAAGGCGCCGATCGAGCCGTCCAGGCCGCCGCCCAGGAGCTGGAAGGTCGGGTCCATGGGGGCGACGGTCCGGCCTTCGGTGATCCACCAGGCGAGCCCGCGGAAGATCAGCAGGCCGCCCAGCGTGACGATGAAGGCGGGAACGGCGCGGTAGGCCACCCACCATCCCTGGAAGGCGCCGATCAGGGCGCCCATGGCGAGGCCGGCGACCAGGGATACCACCCAGGTCCAGGAGGTGCCGATCGGCAGCACCTCGACCTGGAGGACGGCCATCACCATGCCGACGAATCCCAGGACGGAGCCGACCGACAGGTCGATGTGGCGGGCGACGATCACCAGGACCATGCCGGTCGCCATGATGCCGACGACGCTGGTCTGGACCGACAGGTTCCACAGGTTGCGCGCCGTCAGGAAGATGCCGCCCGTCATGATGTCGAGCCCGATCCAGATCACCGCCAGGGCCGCCGCCATGGCCAGCAGCCTGGTGTCGATCTCCAGGGCCGCGATCAGGTTGCGGGCGCCCTGCGGCCGCGCCGAGCCGGGCGATTCAACGACAGTCGTCATTGTCAGGTTCCCTCATGCGGAAATCGCGGACCCCCGGCATGACCGGAGGACCGCGATCGCCGTTCAACGATCCGGGAGGCGGCGGCTCACATGCAGGCTTTGGGAGCCTTGGCCTTGTCGACACCCTGGCAGGCCACGGCCTTGGTCACCCAGCCCGCATCGATCACCAGGTTGAGGTTCTCCTTGGTGATCGGGATCGGGGTCAGGAAGATCGCGTCCAGCTCCACGCCCTTGGCGCCCTGGTTCCACTTGGTGGCGCCCTTGATCTGCGAGGCTT
This Skermanella mucosa DNA region includes the following protein-coding sequences:
- a CDS encoding SLC13 family permease codes for the protein MSALTFQTIVVFALLVGVFIAFIREWVPPDIVALTTAAILLLTGVLGTDEVLAVFSNNAVATVAAMFVLSAALERTGVVEALGNAAMRVVGRDRMLAFVMLVGLAVVTSAFINNTPVVVILTPVAVRLCLHLGMAPSKLLIPLSFAAIFGGTCTLIGTSTNLLVDGVAQRMGMEAFGIFEITGFGVIMALIGIAYLVLVGYRLLPDRETTGELLSNQPQRQYLTEVVVPPGSPVMGMTLKEAKLVNLSNARVIDVVRQDESLRRELDTVVLRAGDRILMKSGMEGVMGLREHAGFAFDPQVDLQEMSTRSTRVVEGIIGPRSGFVDHRLAEFNLRRRYGLYMIAVHRQGINLREKFEEVRLEVGDMVILEGPEEGIRRLVESGDLINLTEPVHNPMRRAKAPIAIGAVLAVVILAALDIMPIAGLALIAAVGVVLTGCLDRDEAYRSIEWRILFLILGMLTLGAAMEKTGAVQLVAGTVVDAVGRSEPLIMLSLVYFLASALTEIVSNNAVAVLLTPIAIGIAQQLGVDPRPFVVAVMFGASASFATPIGYQTNTFVYGAGGYKYMDFVKVGLPLNLLFWAVATFLIPLFWPF
- a CDS encoding ATP-binding cassette domain-containing protein — protein: MTGTVPLVEMRDISIQFGGIKAVDGVTVDLYPGEVVGLLGHNGAGKSTLIKILSGAYQANSGQILINGQPVEIRSPRDAKAIGIETIYQTLALADNIDAPGNLFLGRELMTPWGTLDDDAMERATRDVMGRLNPNFRKIKEPVKNLSGGQRQSVAIARALHFNAKILIMDEPTAALGPQETRQVAELIKQLKKEGIGIFLISHDLHDVFDLSDRVSVMKNGKLVGTCHTSDVTKDEVLGMIILGKLPGQQTAQELEGMH
- a CDS encoding sugar ABC transporter permease, with protein sequence MTTVVESPGSARPQGARNLIAALEIDTRLLAMAAALAVIWIGLDIMTGGIFLTARNLWNLSVQTSVVGIMATGMVLVIVARHIDLSVGSVLGFVGMVMAVLQVEVLPIGTSWTWVVSLVAGLAMGALIGAFQGWWVAYRAVPAFIVTLGGLLIFRGLAWWITEGRTVAPMDPTFQLLGGGLDGSIGAFWSWVVGAMFIAAVLFKTVRTRQRRNRFNFPVRPLWAEALILAVSVALIVAFVMVMNSYYRPRTQVPQGIPIPVLILIVVAVAMSALTKVTKFGRYVFAIGGNPEAAELGGINVRKVTVMIFVLMGVLAAIAGAIQTARLNAGLNSTGSLLELSVIAAAVIGGTSLAGGVGTIAGAILGALIMQSLQSGMILLDISTPMQPVVIGLVLIVAVWLDTVYQKRRR